Sequence from the Clostridium saccharobutylicum DSM 13864 genome:
ACTTCTATTCCGCGTTCAAATGCAAAACGTTGGCTAAGAGCCATTGTATTCCAACCATCAGGAATGTTTGTCTTTAATTCTTGGTCCCAAACCATCTTACCACCACTTGACTTGTACGGTTTACCATTCTCATCTGGAAAGTCAAATTGTGTAAACCAAAAATCGTATATCGATTTAGAACTTGCTTTAAGTTTATCAATTATTAACTGGTTTATAGATATTTTCTTATCAAGAGTTCCTAATATGTTTGCAATTTTATTTTGTATAGTTAAATCAGGCAAAAGAATCGTTACAGATTTAAGTATATCAGTATTTAAAGAGGCCATTGTTGAACCAACAGCGGAATCATTGATCTGCTTTTTCACTTGATTAAGCATCAAATAGTAGGATATATATTGAGGATTAATCCCATCATGTAATCTAACACGGATACAATCGGAACCTTGCATCCAGCCATCATGCTGTTTTTTTATCAAACAATGCCTATCAACAGAACCTTTTCTGCCAAAAACAATATCCCCTTCATGGATAAGATGTTCAGATAATCTTTGGCATACTGATTCAGGAACATAATCTAAATTATTTAATATTAAATTACCATAACCGATATTTTTTACATTAATAATTGGAGTACCTACTAGGGAGTATTCACTAGCTTTTAGTTGAGTTTCAAATGGGCCCGTTTTTAGTTGTGCAATATCACCTAATTTACATTTATTCATAGTTAATTCGCTCCATTTGAATTAATATTTCCTTTTCTATGTCTTTGCCCATATCAAATAATTCTCTTAAATCATTCTTGAATTGTAACATTTTTGTATTAAATTCATCTTTTGTTATATCTGCATACTCTACTTTTACATGGTAATATTGACCTGCACTGAATGAGTAATTTTTGTTTTCTAATTCAGTATAAGAAACCAAAGTACTTAAGTTATCTATTTCTTGGCGAGTATTAAAAGTCGTAATAATATCTTCAACTTCAGTGTGGCTTAAAACGGTTTTTTGATTTTTACCATCTTCTTTGATTTTTATTCCAAGCTTTGAAGCATCCATAAGCAATGCTTTGTCATCCGAATTATCACTATCAATAAAAATAATTGAAACATTAGTTCCTGTTGTAGCAAAAATGTTAGATGGCATTGATATAACACCTCTTAGCATATGCTTATCAATCATTTGTTGTCTTATTTTCTTCTCAATTCCAGATTTCGCAGTTAGGAACCCTGTAGGAACAACAATTGCTGCTTTGCCGGAATCTTTGAGAGAGTATAAAATGTGTTGCAAAAACATTAAATATACAGACATAGATTCTTTTTTCTTATTTGGAATGTTTGGAACGCCCGCCCAATGTCGTCAACTTAAAGAAATATATAAAATTAATAAAAAAAACACTTGACAATAATTAGAAAAAATGAAGCCTCGTTATAGATATTAAATTTATAGCGAGGTTTGATTTTATGAAAAATATTAAATTATTATCCCAAATTTTAAAGAAAACAAATAAATTAATTATTTCCAATGAGTTTAAAGAAGCGTATAGCTTAGGTAATTCATTTTCAAGAAAAAGAAAATTATCTTTTTCTAATGCAGTACATTTTATTTGCTCCGCATTACGAAAATCTATGGCTACAGAAATAAGTAATTTCATTGAAGAGCATACATATTTAGATTTTCCTTGTATATCAAAACAAGCATTTTCTAAAGCAAGACAAAATATTTCCCCTGAAGCATTTAAAGAATTATGCAGATTATTTGTTGATTCTTTTTATAGCTCAACAAACAATTTAAAAAAGTGGAATGGATTTAATGTTCTTGCTGTCGATGGAACCTCTTTGCAAGTTCCTGATACAATTGAATGTGGTGAATATTTTGGATTAAGTAAAAATCAAAATAAAGTACAAACTGCTATTGCGTCGGCGTCAGCCTTATATGATGTATTAAATGATATAATAATTGATGCGTCTGTAACTAAATTTAGAACTAGCGAAAGAGAAATGGCCAAACAACATATAAATACACTTAATAATGAAAAATTACTCAATAATAGCATTGTAATTTTTGATAGGGGCTATCCTTCTTATGATATGTTTGATTATTTAAACGATAGAAATTTATTTTTCTTAATGAGAATATCATCTTCATTTAAGATAATACAATCTATTTCTTCTGAAGATTGTATTTTTGAATATAAATCAAAAGGAGAATTGAAAAAAGTAAGAGTTATAAAAATAAAACTTTCTGCTGACACCACAGAAATATTAGTAACTAATATATTTGATGAAATTATTACTCCTAATCAATTTAAAGAATTGTATTTTCTTAGATGGGGAGTTGAATGCAAATATAAAGAACTTAAAAGTAGTATTGAAATAGAAGAATTTTCTGGAACTAAGCCAATTGCAATTGAACAAGATTTTTATGCATCTATTTATATATCTATGGTTGCAGCACTTATAAAGAAAGATGCCGACGCTGCAATAGCAAATAAAAATAAAGATAAAAATTTAAAATCAGAATATCAAGCAAATAGAAATTTTATATTATGTGACGTTTTGAAGAAGATAATAGTTATGATGGTAAAGCCTATTTCAGGAAAAAGAATATTAGAACATATATTAGAAAAAGCTAAAAAAATACGCTCACAAATACGTCCAAACCGTAATTGTGAGCGAAAAAACAAGCACCCAAGGAAAAAGCATCATTCTCAAAGGAAATCTTGCATATAAGTTTGTAAAAACTAAATATTTCCAAAATTCTACTTTTGCCAGTAGGTTTATTAATTATACCATTTTTTAAGAAATATAGCATACGCTATTCGAAATTTGTAGTAATTTTTTCATTACTATTTTACTAAGTTGACGACATTGAACGCCCGCCCAGAACCTTTCTTTGAAGTTATCACCTGCTAAAGTATCGCGGTTGTCGCTAAAATCTACATTAAAAGGTGGATTTGAAACAATATAATCAAATTTCATCAAATCATTTTTTTGTCTATTCAAGTGCTGTGGCGCAAGTAGAGTATCTCCATGAACCACATTTCCAAGTGAGTGTACAAGATTATTCAAAATTAGATTCAAACGAAGAAATTCACTTGATTTCTGAGAAATATCCTGTGTAAATATGGTACAGTTTTCCTCACCAATTTCGTGTGCAAGAGCAAGGACAAGTGTACCAGATCCAGCTGCTGGATCATAAACTGTAACATTTTGGGCCCCTTCAGGCACCATAATACGCGCAATGATACTAGCAATAGAATGAGGTGTATAATATTCTGCATATTTACCGAAGTCTTTGTTATAATCTTTAATTAGATATTCAAATACTGCTGCGAAGAAATCGTATTTCTGTTTAAACGCTTCTTCAAAGCTAAATGCTACGAGCTTATCAATAATGGCACGACAAAAATCTGATTTTTTATTTGACTCAATAATAAATTGAGAGAGTGCACCAAATAGGCGAATTTTATCATCACTACTTGTTTTTACAGAAAAAATATTAATATTGAAGTTTGCAATATCAATAAGAGTATTATCAAATAGTTCATTAAATTTTTCTGTATTTTTGTTGTTGAATAGATAAGAGATAAAATGTTCTCTTTTTAATAAAGCAGTGGAAGCAGGAAGCTCATCCATTAAGTCATCGTATTCTTCATCAGACAGTGTATTTAGATCCGCTTCAAGGTTAGTGCTGTTCTTTAGTGTTGCGCTTGCTTTTCTAATTTCATATAAAAATTTATCATTTAAAAACTTATATAGGAAAACCTCAGTGATGATCTTATATTCGCTGCTTGCATTGCCAAGTCCAAAGTTGGCACACACTGTTTTTAGATCATCAATCATTAATTTTGTATTGGACATTATTTCATTTGTATTCATTATGAAGCCCAGTTCCTCTCTGTAATATATTCTTGTGAGATACATGTGTCAATGAAATCTAGTTGTGGTCTTGTAAGCGCCACGTTTTGTTTTCTACACGCATTTTTGATATATGGTCGTAATTCTTTGAAAAAATATGGTTCGTTGTCTAAAATATTTTCATTGTGTGCTATTTTATTATCTGTTAATTCTTTGATTTCCATTAAAATTTTAAAAGTAGTAATAGTATCTGCAATTGGAGGGGGACTTCCCATTATGCGCTTATGAGTACGCATAAATTTTACGTCTCCATCATATTTTGCAGCTAACATCTGATCTGCATGATTTTTACGTTCTGCACGTTTACGTAAGTCATCTAGTTCAGCCATAAGGTCTTTCATTTCATCTGAAGTTAATTCTTCAATATTTTTCTTTTTGAAAACACGTTTCAGTTCATCTAAAAGAGCAATATACTCAGGGTCTTTTGGGTCTAAGCAGCGCTCAACAATCTCCTGACGCGTTTTTTCTAAAGAACTCCTGAATGCATCCGCAATGATAAGTTCCTCTTCTTTGATTTTACGAAATTGGAACACTATTTGATCTAGAGCGATATTTAAAACAGAGGCCATATCATCGGAGCTATCCATATTTTGTTTGAAGTTAAGTATATTAATTCGATTATTAATCTCGTTAAGCATTTTAATTGCATTATCAATGTCAAAGTGCATATACAAATCATCAAATCCAAACAGGCGGATGAGATTATGCAGAGTCTTATAATTCTCTAAAGCCTTTTTTAAATCTAAGAGTTGCTTCTTATCATCGATACCATTTATTTGATTGATAAATTCAACAACGTTATCTGTGTTATAAAGGAATAATTGATTTTTTACTTCATTTAGGTCTTGTTCAATTTCTTCTTTGCTTTTGAAGATATCGCTATAATTTTCTACTTCATTTCCTAATTCTGATTGTAACTCATCAAAGTAGGCTTTGTTGGTTTTATCAAATTCATCTTTAATATTAGCAAAGTCCACAACAAAACCATAGTGGTAATCCTTGTATGGGCGATTAACGCGGGTTAATGTCTGTAGTAGATTATGTGCTTTAATCATACGAGCTAAATACTGCTTTTTTAGTCTTGGTGCATCAAAGCCTGTAAGTAACATATTGTAAACCACAAGGATATCGATTTTACCTTTTTTGAAATCTTCCTGTATATCCTTACGGTCTTGCTTAGTTCCTTCATCATGAAGAACTAGAGCATGAGAGTAGGTGCTATATCGTTGTAATTGAGCAGATACTTCTCGTGCCTGTGGAGCAGAATCACACACAATCATTGCTCCGATAGAAGAATCAAGAGCAGTGCGTCCTTTTGTAAAATCAAGAACAATATAGTCAACCATATCTGATACAAACTTTGGGTGAGCATAGAGATCTTTCTTTTCAATAGAACCTTGCTCAACTTCAAGTTGCTCTAATGTGGCCTTTATTTGTGCACGATAAGTTGTCTCAATTTCTTCACGAATTAGCTTTAATGTATAACCGTCTGCTATGGATTGATTGTAATAATATTTGTGGATATAGTTACCAAACACATCCTTAGTATTATAATCCTTGCCTATGAGGGGGGTACCAGTTAAAGCAATCAAAACTGCATTGCGATCTGAAGCCATCAGATTAGCAAGGAATGATCCTTTCGGATTATAACTACGGTGAGCTTCGTCCATAAAGTAAACGCGCTGAACACTAACATTATAGTCCGTTTGTTTTGTTACCGATTCATCAGAAAATTTTTGTATATTAACTACTGTTATTGTTACTTTGCCATTTTTGCCAGATTCACCAACGGAACTAATGTTTGAGGTGAAATCTTCTTTTGAATTAACAAAATCCACATGAAGTCCACGTGCTTCAAACTCTGCCTTAGCCTGCGTAGCAAGATCAAGACGATCTACAATAAAATAGAACTTGGCAATTTTACCTTGGCTTTGATAGTAGTCTTTTAAATAATTCACGTTAGAGTAGGCAAGAGCGGTTTTACCGCTACCTTGTGTATGCCAGATAACTCCTTTTCGAATTCC
This genomic interval carries:
- a CDS encoding type I restriction endonuclease subunit R — translated: MGRPEDSRVKIPALVHFTRLGYSYMSLKNKKRGIDYDEDTNIFFDLFRSAINKINNTELSVDDVKKLISDIKIKLENDDLGRAFFTILHEGYNGLKLIDFNNYENKNNYTVVTELPYENGDNNFRPDIVVLINGMPLSFVEVKRQNNREGILVERERMTKRFSSPIYKRYVNITQFTVFSNNHKYDDTTIEPIQGAFYASSNYGKMFFSKFREQRAEEINKNILPIDDATEHLILKDNNLIAIKGSPEYQSSINSDSPTNRIVTSLYSKERVLFILKYGICYKKTTDKNGITHIEKHIMRYPQIFATYAIRDKLDEGIRKGVIWHTQGSGKTALAYSNVNYLKDYYQSQGKIAKFYFIVDRLDLATQAKAEFEARGLHVDFVNSKEDFTSNISSVGESGKNGKVTITVVNIQKFSDESVTKQTDYNVSVQRVYFMDEAHRSYNPKGSFLANLMASDRNAVLIALTGTPLIGKDYNTKDVFGNYIHKYYYNQSIADGYTLKLIREEIETTYRAQIKATLEQLEVEQGSIEKKDLYAHPKFVSDMVDYIVLDFTKGRTALDSSIGAMIVCDSAPQAREVSAQLQRYSTYSHALVLHDEGTKQDRKDIQEDFKKGKIDILVVYNMLLTGFDAPRLKKQYLARMIKAHNLLQTLTRVNRPYKDYHYGFVVDFANIKDEFDKTNKAYFDELQSELGNEVENYSDIFKSKEEIEQDLNEVKNQLFLYNTDNVVEFINQINGIDDKKQLLDLKKALENYKTLHNLIRLFGFDDLYMHFDIDNAIKMLNEINNRINILNFKQNMDSSDDMASVLNIALDQIVFQFRKIKEEELIIADAFRSSLEKTRQEIVERCLDPKDPEYIALLDELKRVFKKKNIEELTSDEMKDLMAELDDLRKRAERKNHADQMLAAKYDGDVKFMRTHKRIMGSPPPIADTITTFKILMEIKELTDNKIAHNENILDNEPYFFKELRPYIKNACRKQNVALTRPQLDFIDTCISQEYITERNWAS
- a CDS encoding HsdM family class I SAM-dependent methyltransferase encodes the protein MNTNEIMSNTKLMIDDLKTVCANFGLGNASSEYKIITEVFLYKFLNDKFLYEIRKASATLKNSTNLEADLNTLSDEEYDDLMDELPASTALLKREHFISYLFNNKNTEKFNELFDNTLIDIANFNINIFSVKTSSDDKIRLFGALSQFIIESNKKSDFCRAIIDKLVAFSFEEAFKQKYDFFAAVFEYLIKDYNKDFGKYAEYYTPHSIASIIARIMVPEGAQNVTVYDPAAGSGTLVLALAHEIGEENCTIFTQDISQKSSEFLRLNLILNNLVHSLGNVVHGDTLLAPQHLNRQKNDLMKFDYIVSNPPFNVDFSDNRDTLAGDNFKERFWAGVQCRQLSKIVMKKLLQISNSVCYIS
- a CDS encoding IS4 family transposase, yielding MKNIKLLSQILKKTNKLIISNEFKEAYSLGNSFSRKRKLSFSNAVHFICSALRKSMATEISNFIEEHTYLDFPCISKQAFSKARQNISPEAFKELCRLFVDSFYSSTNNLKKWNGFNVLAVDGTSLQVPDTIECGEYFGLSKNQNKVQTAIASASALYDVLNDIIIDASVTKFRTSEREMAKQHINTLNNEKLLNNSIVIFDRGYPSYDMFDYLNDRNLFFLMRISSSFKIIQSISSEDCIFEYKSKGELKKVRVIKIKLSADTTEILVTNIFDEIITPNQFKELYFLRWGVECKYKELKSSIEIEEFSGTKPIAIEQDFYASIYISMVAALIKKDADAAIANKNKDKNLKSEYQANRNFILCDVLKKIIVMMVKPISGKRILEHILEKAKKIRSQIRPNRNCERKNKHPRKKHHSQRKSCI
- a CDS encoding N-6 DNA methylase, producing MSVYLMFLQHILYSLKDSGKAAIVVPTGFLTAKSGIEKKIRQQMIDKHMLRGVISMPSNIFATTGTNVSIIFIDSDNSDDKALLMDASKLGIKIKEDGKNQKTVLSHTEVEDIITTFNTRQEIDNLSTLVSYTELENKNYSFSAGQYYHVKVEYADITKDEFNTKMLQFKNDLRELFDMGKDIEKEILIQMERINYE
- a CDS encoding restriction endonuclease subunit S, producing the protein MNKCKLGDIAQLKTGPFETQLKASEYSLVGTPIINVKNIGYGNLILNNLDYVPESVCQRLSEHLIHEGDIVFGRKGSVDRHCLIKKQHDGWMQGSDCIRVRLHDGINPQYISYYLMLNQVKKQINDSAVGSTMASLNTDILKSVTILLPDLTIQNKIANILGTLDKKISINQLIIDKLKASSKSIYDFWFTQFDFPDENGKPYKSSGGKMVWDQELKTNIPDGWNTMALSQRFAFERGIEVGADNYSNTQYNGYVPFYRVSDLNSDCTNYTNEELLCGKILSPLDICVSFDGTVGKLDFGLSGGYSTGIRKIYDLENELNNAVIFSIFNSDYIQLIIKKYATGSNILHASASIENLYIAYNKFIYNKFQNIITPMFNKMLKVKNENKELLSLRNWLLPMLMNGQITIE